In a single window of the Aridibaculum aurantiacum genome:
- the hxpB gene encoding hexitol phosphatase HxpB codes for MELNTVIFDMDGLLIDSEPLWSEAADEVLGYYGKKLTKAEYAQTTGLRTSEFVSWWLRDYKFDDKELKNAAEQIIQVVTQKIIQKGQPMPGIKYIFDFFSKRGYKIGIASSSPLELVKTVADMLQVSRYVKAIASAEHLNYGKPHPQVYLDCAASLGSSPLECVCFEDSVNGMIAAKAARMKCVVVPVASMSKDERWSLADLKISSLQNFSELHINLL; via the coding sequence TGGAGTGAGGCAGCGGATGAGGTACTGGGATATTATGGTAAGAAACTTACTAAAGCCGAATATGCCCAAACTACCGGGCTTCGCACCAGCGAGTTCGTAAGCTGGTGGCTCCGCGATTATAAATTTGATGATAAAGAACTAAAGAACGCAGCTGAGCAGATAATACAGGTGGTAACACAAAAGATCATACAAAAGGGGCAGCCTATGCCCGGTATCAAATACATATTTGATTTCTTTTCTAAACGTGGTTATAAGATTGGTATAGCTTCCTCTTCACCATTGGAGCTGGTGAAGACGGTTGCTGATATGCTGCAGGTTAGTCGTTATGTAAAAGCAATAGCATCAGCAGAGCATTTAAATTATGGTAAGCCTCACCCGCAAGTGTATTTAGATTGTGCAGCCTCACTTGGTTCATCACCATTGGAATGTGTTTGCTTTGAAGATTCTGTAAATGGAATGATAGCCGCCAAAGCAGCGCGTATGAAATGTGTAGTGGTACCTGTAGCCTCTATGTCAAAAGATGAACGATGGAGTTTGGCAGATCTTAAAATATCATCGCTTCAAAACTTCAGCGAGCTGCACATAAACCTGTTGTAG